The DNA window GTTCAGAAACATTTGAATTGACCTTTGCCTGATGCCTGAAACCTGACGCCTGATGCCTGAAACCTGACGCCTCAAATGGTGGGCCGGCGCTCGCGAGCTCGCTGGTCCCACCCTACAATCTCACACGACCGCCGGTGCCGCTCCCACGGCCTTGTTCAGCGCCGGCATCAGCTCTCGCGCAAACAACTCCATGCTCCGCAGCCAGCTCGGCTTGTCGTCCCAGTCGTAGCTCATCAGCACCAGCGTGCCGAAGGTGCCGGTCTCTTCGATCAGGGCCAGCAAGCGGCGGAGCACTTCGTCGACGTCGCCGGCGATGATTTGCTCTTCCATCAAAAAGTCGAGGTTGCAATCGGCGTCGCTCATCTCCGGGTCGCGCTTGTAGATTTTGCGTCCCAGGCCGCGGTCGAAGAGCCTGCCGATGTATTCATAGTTGCGGCCGAGCGAATTCGTGCGGGCCAGGCGGCGGGCCTCCGACGTGCTGTCGGCCAAAAAGATCGAGCGGCAGACCTTCCAGTCGCTTCGCTGGGGCGTTCGCCCGGCGGCCAGCGCGGCCGCCGCGTAGGTAAGCCAGTGGTCGGCCACCACGTTGCCCGTCACCAGGCAATGGCTGAACGGCTGATAGCCGCGGGCGCCGGCCGTTTTCATCGTGGGCGAGTTGCGGCTCATGGCCGGCATGGCGATCGGCGGCAGCGGCCGCTGCAGCGGCCTGTGGACGAAGCCGATGCCGGTGTCGTAATCGACGTATTTCTTCAGGCTGATCTGCCAGAACTTGCCCTGGTATTCATAGGGCGGGTCCGACGACCAGAGATAGAGAATGATGTCGACCGCCTCATCGACCATGGCCTGGGCCTGCTTGGGGTCGATGCCATACAACTCCTGGTCGGCGGTGACGCTGCCGGCGCCGAAGCAGAGGTTCAACCGGCCTTTCGACAAGTGGTCGAGAAAAGCCAGCCGGCTGGCCACGTGCGCCGGATGATGTTGTTGCAAGCAGACGGGCGCCGCGCCCAGGCGAATCGAGCGGGTTTCGCCCAATGCCCGGCCGATGAAGATTTCGGGCATCACGATGGTTTCGTACTTCATCGTGTGATGCTCGCCGATCCAGAACTCGTCGAAGCCGAGTTCTTCGGCGCGGACGATCAGTTCCAGATCTTCGTCATAGCACTGGGCCAGCGGCTTGGCCGGGTCGTGGAACGGCATGATAAACATGCCATAGCGCACCGTGCCGCTGTCGCCGTTGGTCGAGGGGCCGTGTAACATCGCCTGGATCCTATGTGGCCGGATGAGCGAGAAGTGGCATCGTCGATGGCATCATCGCCCGCGCCCAAGCTAGACGCTGAGGGGACGCG is part of the Pirellulales bacterium genome and encodes:
- a CDS encoding LLM class flavin-dependent oxidoreductase: MLHGPSTNGDSGTVRYGMFIMPFHDPAKPLAQCYDEDLELIVRAEELGFDEFWIGEHHTMKYETIVMPEIFIGRALGETRSIRLGAAPVCLQQHHPAHVASRLAFLDHLSKGRLNLCFGAGSVTADQELYGIDPKQAQAMVDEAVDIILYLWSSDPPYEYQGKFWQISLKKYVDYDTGIGFVHRPLQRPLPPIAMPAMSRNSPTMKTAGARGYQPFSHCLVTGNVVADHWLTYAAAALAAGRTPQRSDWKVCRSIFLADSTSEARRLARTNSLGRNYEYIGRLFDRGLGRKIYKRDPEMSDADCNLDFLMEEQIIAGDVDEVLRRLLALIEETGTFGTLVLMSYDWDDKPSWLRSMELFARELMPALNKAVGAAPAVV